A region from the Natronorubrum halophilum genome encodes:
- a CDS encoding nitrilase-related carbon-nitrogen hydrolase: MHPPPTGDTLALALAQIRVEATEIDANVERALEAITRAASRGADLVALPELFNVGYFAFDSYERHAEPFEGETFSRIRAAAAEHDIAVLAGSIVEDLAATDSVATPAEAGLANTAALFDATGELQLVYRKHHLFGYQSAEAELLVPGERVETTTVGGVTVGATTCYDLRFPELYRELIDAGAELVLVPSAWPYPRIEHWQTLSRARAIENQCFVATINGSGRFESADATLLGRSTVYDPWGTTLASSGDEPSLVLAEIDLGSLERVREEFPALRDRRL; this comes from the coding sequence ATGCATCCACCACCAACCGGCGACACGCTGGCGCTCGCGCTCGCCCAGATCCGGGTCGAAGCCACCGAAATCGACGCGAACGTCGAGCGCGCACTCGAGGCGATAACGCGTGCGGCCTCGCGCGGCGCGGATCTCGTCGCCCTTCCCGAACTGTTTAACGTCGGCTACTTCGCGTTCGACAGCTACGAGCGCCACGCCGAGCCCTTCGAGGGGGAAACGTTCTCCCGGATTCGAGCGGCGGCTGCCGAGCACGATATCGCCGTCCTCGCGGGGAGCATCGTCGAAGACCTCGCAGCCACCGATAGCGTCGCAACGCCCGCCGAAGCGGGGCTCGCGAACACGGCCGCGCTGTTCGATGCGACCGGCGAGTTACAGCTCGTGTACCGGAAACACCACCTCTTTGGCTATCAGTCCGCGGAGGCGGAACTGCTCGTTCCCGGCGAGCGCGTCGAGACGACGACCGTCGGCGGCGTCACCGTGGGCGCGACGACATGTTACGATCTGCGGTTTCCGGAACTCTACCGCGAACTGATCGACGCCGGCGCGGAACTGGTGCTCGTTCCGAGCGCGTGGCCCTATCCGCGCATCGAACACTGGCAAACGCTCTCTCGAGCGCGCGCGATCGAAAATCAGTGTTTCGTGGCGACGATCAACGGCTCCGGTCGCTTCGAGAGCGCCGACGCGACGCTGCTCGGCCGATCGACCGTCTACGACCCGTGGGGGACCACGCTCGCCTCGAGCGGCGACGAGCCGTCGCTGGTGCTGGCCGAGATCGATCTCGGCTCGCTCGAGCGGGTTCGCGAGGAGTTTCCGGCGCTTCGCGACCGACGACTGTAG
- a CDS encoding acyl-CoA carboxylase subunit beta: protein MEDRINELEELREEARLGGGEDRIEKQHDKGKMTARERIDYFLDEGTFTEFDQLRTHQTSQFGMEEKKVPGDGVVTGYGEVNGRTVFVFAHDFTVFGGSLGEVFAEKICKVMDMAMEVGAPVVGLNDSAGARIQEGVKSLAGFTEIFRRNQEASGVVPQISSIMGPCAGGAVYSPSITDFIFMVKDTSHMYITGPGVTKTVTGEEVTHEELGGAMTHAGKTGVAQFACESEEQALDDIKRLLSYLPQNNVEDPPRVEPWDDPDRRDEELKSIVPPSPQKPYDMTDVIDSVVDEGSFFEVADNFAKNVVVGFGRLDGRSVGLVANQPRVNAGTLTVDASMKGSRFVRFCDSFNIPIVTFVDVPGYMPGTDQEHRGIIRHGAKLLYAYAEATVPLLTVITRKAYGGAYCVMASKNLGADVNYAWPTAEIAVMGPQGAVNILYRNELAESDNPDELRDELIEEYREEFANPYTATDKGFLDDVIVPTETRPRLIDDLEMLETKRKQNPDKKHGNIPL from the coding sequence ATGGAAGATCGGATCAACGAACTCGAGGAGTTGCGCGAGGAGGCCCGCCTCGGCGGCGGCGAGGACCGAATCGAGAAGCAACACGACAAGGGGAAGATGACCGCCCGCGAGCGAATCGACTACTTCCTCGACGAGGGAACCTTCACGGAGTTCGATCAGCTTCGAACCCACCAGACGAGTCAGTTCGGCATGGAAGAAAAGAAGGTCCCGGGCGACGGCGTCGTCACGGGATACGGTGAGGTCAACGGCCGTACCGTCTTCGTTTTCGCACACGATTTCACCGTTTTCGGCGGTTCGCTCGGCGAGGTCTTCGCCGAGAAGATCTGTAAGGTCATGGATATGGCGATGGAAGTCGGCGCTCCCGTCGTCGGACTCAACGACTCCGCCGGGGCCCGCATTCAGGAGGGCGTCAAGAGCCTCGCCGGTTTCACCGAAATCTTTCGACGAAATCAGGAAGCCAGCGGCGTGGTTCCGCAGATTTCCTCGATCATGGGTCCGTGTGCGGGTGGCGCGGTCTACTCGCCGTCGATCACGGACTTCATCTTCATGGTCAAAGACACCAGCCACATGTACATCACCGGCCCCGGCGTCACCAAGACCGTCACCGGTGAGGAGGTCACCCACGAGGAACTCGGCGGCGCAATGACCCACGCCGGCAAGACCGGCGTCGCCCAGTTCGCCTGTGAAAGCGAAGAACAGGCCCTCGACGACATCAAGCGACTGCTCTCGTATCTTCCACAGAACAACGTCGAGGACCCGCCGCGCGTCGAGCCGTGGGACGATCCGGATCGTCGGGACGAGGAACTCAAGAGCATCGTTCCTCCGAGCCCGCAGAAACCCTACGACATGACCGACGTCATCGACAGCGTCGTCGACGAGGGCTCCTTTTTCGAGGTCGCGGACAACTTCGCGAAAAACGTCGTCGTCGGCTTCGGCCGACTGGACGGCCGCTCGGTCGGACTCGTCGCGAACCAGCCTCGAGTGAACGCCGGTACGCTCACCGTCGACGCTTCGATGAAGGGGTCGCGATTCGTCCGCTTCTGTGATTCCTTCAACATCCCGATCGTCACGTTCGTCGACGTGCCCGGCTACATGCCCGGGACGGATCAGGAACACCGAGGCATTATTCGACACGGCGCGAAGTTACTCTACGCGTACGCGGAAGCGACCGTTCCGCTGCTGACGGTCATCACTCGGAAAGCCTACGGCGGTGCCTACTGCGTCATGGCCTCGAAGAACCTCGGCGCGGACGTCAACTACGCGTGGCCGACCGCGGAAATCGCCGTCATGGGGCCACAGGGCGCGGTCAACATCCTCTATCGCAATGAACTCGCCGAATCCGACAACCCCGACGAACTGCGGGACGAACTCATCGAGGAGTACCGCGAGGAGTTCGCCAACCCCTACACCGCAACGGACAAAGGGTTCCTGGACGACGTCATCGTCCCGACTGAGACGCGTCCGCGGCTGATCGACGACCTCGAGATGCTCGAGACGAAGCGCAAACAGAACCCGGACAAGAAACACGGGAACATCCCGCTGTAA
- a CDS encoding DUF7525 family protein — translation MATESESTTDMGVGLALALGAVAAIGALLMFTGAPDMTAAWGFAAAMLFSSLAVVSIHLYWD, via the coding sequence ATGGCCACGGAATCCGAGTCGACGACGGATATGGGTGTTGGACTAGCGCTTGCCCTCGGCGCAGTCGCGGCGATCGGTGCACTGTTGATGTTCACCGGCGCGCCGGATATGACCGCTGCGTGGGGTTTTGCAGCAGCGATGCTCTTTAGCTCGCTGGCGGTCGTCAGCATCCACCTCTACTGGGACTGA
- a CDS encoding cation:proton antiporter, with amino-acid sequence MVFELYEIGLVAIGTVLFGVAVLPRFVSNRAVSLPLFFVSFGLIVFSLPIGLPPPDPLEQGNATERLAEFGVIVALMGVGLKIDRVPGLREWASTWRLLAITMPVSIAGAAVLGWWYVGLFVPTAVLLGACIAPTDPVLASEVQVGDPGEDDDEETTPDESDREDEVRFALTSEAGLNDGFAFPFTNLAIAIALLGIAPGNWIGEWLLIDVVYRITVGVLAGGVLGWIIARVIFWTDPETQIAQSVQGLEAVAGTLVVFGLTELVGGYGFIAVFIAALAIRNYERSHDYNEALHEISELAEQTVMGIIMMFFGGAIAGGLLSPLTTEAAIAAVAIVFLVRPLAGVAGFVGFAGERGERLTIAFFGIRGIGSFYYLAHGLNEGVFADADLLWALVGAVVLISIVVHGITATPVVNRLEASSG; translated from the coding sequence ATGGTATTCGAGTTGTACGAGATCGGTCTCGTCGCGATCGGGACCGTGCTGTTCGGCGTGGCCGTACTGCCGCGATTCGTCTCCAATCGGGCGGTGTCGCTCCCCCTCTTTTTCGTCTCGTTCGGACTGATCGTCTTTAGCCTCCCGATCGGGTTGCCGCCGCCGGATCCGCTCGAGCAGGGGAACGCGACCGAACGACTCGCGGAGTTCGGTGTGATCGTCGCGCTGATGGGGGTCGGTCTGAAAATCGATCGCGTCCCCGGACTGCGGGAGTGGGCATCGACGTGGCGATTGCTGGCGATCACGATGCCGGTATCGATCGCCGGTGCTGCGGTGCTCGGCTGGTGGTACGTCGGGCTGTTCGTTCCCACGGCGGTCCTGTTAGGCGCGTGTATCGCTCCGACCGATCCCGTGCTGGCGTCGGAAGTACAGGTCGGCGACCCCGGCGAAGATGACGACGAGGAAACGACACCCGACGAGTCGGACAGGGAGGACGAAGTCCGGTTCGCGCTCACCTCCGAAGCGGGCCTGAACGACGGGTTCGCCTTCCCGTTTACGAACCTGGCGATCGCGATCGCGTTACTGGGTATCGCGCCCGGAAACTGGATCGGCGAGTGGCTGCTGATCGACGTCGTGTACAGGATAACCGTCGGCGTCCTCGCCGGCGGCGTTCTCGGCTGGATCATCGCGCGCGTGATTTTCTGGACGGACCCCGAAACGCAGATCGCCCAGTCGGTACAGGGGCTCGAGGCCGTCGCCGGAACCCTCGTCGTTTTCGGGCTCACCGAACTCGTCGGCGGCTACGGCTTTATCGCCGTCTTCATCGCGGCGCTGGCGATCCGGAACTACGAGCGATCACACGACTACAACGAGGCGCTACACGAAATCAGCGAACTGGCCGAGCAGACGGTAATGGGGATCATTATGATGTTTTTCGGCGGTGCGATCGCCGGTGGACTGCTCTCGCCGCTGACGACGGAGGCCGCGATCGCCGCCGTGGCTATCGTCTTCCTCGTTCGACCGCTCGCCGGCGTCGCAGGGTTCGTCGGATTCGCCGGAGAGCGGGGTGAACGGCTGACGATCGCTTTCTTCGGCATTCGAGGAATCGGCTCGTTCTACTACCTCGCACACGGATTGAACGAAGGGGTGTTCGCCGACGCCGACCTCCTCTGGGCGCTGGTCGGCGCGGTGGTCCTCATCTCGATCGTCGTCCACGGCATCACCGCCACTCCGGTCGTCAACCGGCTCGAGGCGTCCAGCGGCTGA
- a CDS encoding ABC transporter substrate-binding protein, whose amino-acid sequence MVRQLNRRRVLAGIGTTGAIGVAGCLDSLDPGDDEESTDEDIEPAGVDDGYEVKLGILGAVTGDLGSLGPPIRDAAQLPVTQLESEGAPIELDVQAEDTQTDPTAGISAAGSLVNAGYPMVNGALASNVTNQVMTNEFIQNEVVACSPASTDVGLTDLDDNGYFFRTAPSDLLQGEVLAEVATSDLGAESTSTLFLNDDYGQGLAEVYVDAFEDADGTVEAEVSFEPAQASYSSVLEEALSNDPDTLMIVGFPESGIQLFNDYYSGWDDSDVDILVTDGLAEGSLPGEVGNDMENVTATAPSAAGPAVDAFTDLYESEYDASPSVFNSHAYDASAVLILANVSAGENTGSAIRDHMRSVTSGDGDTFGPAELTEAVETLADGDPVVYEGASSSVVFDDNGDVESAAFDILEFNGGELETSETREFGN is encoded by the coding sequence ATGGTACGGCAACTCAACCGGCGGCGGGTGCTTGCTGGTATCGGTACGACTGGTGCAATCGGTGTGGCGGGCTGTCTCGATAGTCTCGATCCGGGTGACGACGAAGAGTCGACCGACGAAGACATCGAACCGGCCGGCGTCGACGACGGCTACGAAGTCAAACTCGGGATCCTCGGTGCCGTGACGGGCGACCTCGGTTCGCTCGGTCCACCGATTCGAGACGCTGCTCAACTCCCCGTAACACAACTCGAGAGCGAAGGTGCACCGATCGAGTTAGACGTCCAGGCCGAGGACACGCAGACGGATCCGACGGCGGGGATCAGTGCCGCCGGAAGTCTCGTCAACGCCGGCTATCCGATGGTCAACGGTGCGCTCGCGTCGAACGTTACGAACCAGGTGATGACCAACGAGTTCATTCAGAACGAGGTCGTCGCCTGTTCACCCGCGAGTACCGACGTCGGTCTCACCGATCTCGACGATAACGGCTACTTCTTCCGGACGGCACCGAGCGACCTGCTTCAGGGGGAAGTGCTCGCAGAGGTGGCGACCAGCGACCTCGGTGCCGAATCGACGTCGACGCTGTTCCTCAACGACGACTACGGGCAGGGGCTTGCAGAAGTCTACGTGGACGCGTTCGAGGATGCGGACGGAACCGTAGAAGCGGAGGTCTCGTTCGAACCCGCTCAGGCGTCGTACTCCTCGGTACTCGAGGAGGCGCTCTCCAACGACCCCGACACGCTGATGATCGTCGGCTTCCCCGAGAGCGGGATTCAGCTGTTCAACGATTACTACTCCGGCTGGGACGACAGCGACGTCGACATCCTCGTCACCGACGGACTGGCCGAGGGAAGCCTCCCCGGCGAAGTCGGCAACGACATGGAAAACGTCACCGCGACCGCGCCGAGCGCGGCCGGGCCGGCGGTGGACGCGTTTACCGACCTCTACGAATCCGAGTACGACGCGAGTCCGAGCGTGTTCAACTCGCACGCGTACGACGCGAGCGCAGTCCTGATCCTCGCGAACGTCTCCGCGGGCGAAAACACCGGCTCGGCGATCCGCGACCACATGCGGTCGGTGACCAGCGGCGACGGCGATACGTTCGGCCCCGCCGAACTGACCGAGGCCGTCGAGACGCTCGCCGACGGGGACCCGGTCGTCTACGAAGGCGCATCGAGTTCGGTCGTGTTCGACGACAACGGCGACGTGGAATCCGCAGCCTTCGATATCCTCGAGTTCAACGGCGGCGAGCTCGAGACGAGCGAGACGCGGGAGTTCGGTAACTGA
- a CDS encoding acetyl-CoA carboxylase biotin carboxylase subunit, with product MFRKVLVANRGEIAVRVMRACKELNVGTVAIYSDADADSGHVRYADEAYNVGPARAADSYLDHEAVIDAAQRADADAIHPGYGFLAENAEFASKVEDAEGITWIGPSSSAMESLGEKTKARTIMSEADVPIVPGTTDPVTDTEEVKEFGEKHGYPIAIKAEGGGGGRGMKVVWDESEAEDQLESAQREGEAYFDNDSVYLERYLEQPRHIEVQIVADHHGNVRHLGERDCSLQRRHQKVIEEGPSAALSDDLREQIGDAARRGVSAADYTNAGTVEFLVEEEEREPGELLGPDANFYFLEVNTRIQVEHTVTEEITGIDIVKRQIRIAAGEEIDFDQDDVDIDGHAMEFRINAENAANDFAPATGGTLETYDPPGGIGVRMDDALRQGDELVTDYDSMIAKLVVWGEDRDECIERSLRALREYEIEGIPTIIPFHRLMLTDEEFVQSTHTTKYLDEEIDESRIEDAQEQWGGDIGDGTSGDDEESVEREFTVEVNGKRFEVELEEHGAPAIPAGDVEAGTGGAASPPEPAGGGGGETDLEGEGETVDAEMQGTILDIEVEVGDEVAAGDVLVVLEAMKMENDIVAAKGGTVAEIAVEEDQSVDMGDTLVVLE from the coding sequence ATGTTTAGGAAGGTTCTCGTGGCGAACCGCGGGGAAATCGCTGTCCGAGTAATGCGCGCGTGTAAGGAGTTAAACGTCGGAACCGTCGCGATCTACTCCGATGCCGACGCGGATTCGGGGCACGTCCGCTACGCCGACGAGGCGTACAACGTCGGCCCCGCCCGAGCGGCGGACTCGTATCTCGATCACGAGGCCGTCATCGACGCCGCACAGCGGGCGGACGCGGACGCCATCCACCCCGGCTACGGCTTCCTCGCCGAGAACGCCGAGTTCGCGAGCAAGGTCGAGGACGCGGAAGGGATCACCTGGATCGGCCCCTCGAGTTCGGCGATGGAGTCGCTGGGCGAGAAGACCAAGGCCCGCACGATCATGAGCGAGGCCGACGTCCCTATCGTTCCCGGGACCACCGACCCCGTCACCGACACCGAGGAGGTCAAAGAGTTCGGCGAGAAACACGGCTACCCGATCGCCATCAAGGCCGAAGGCGGCGGCGGCGGCCGCGGAATGAAGGTCGTCTGGGACGAAAGCGAGGCCGAGGATCAACTCGAGAGCGCCCAGCGCGAGGGCGAGGCCTACTTCGACAACGACTCGGTCTACCTCGAGCGCTACCTCGAGCAGCCGCGCCACATCGAAGTTCAGATCGTCGCCGACCACCACGGCAACGTGCGCCACCTGGGCGAGCGCGACTGTTCGCTCCAGCGGCGTCACCAGAAGGTTATCGAGGAGGGACCGTCGGCGGCGCTCTCGGACGACCTCCGCGAGCAGATCGGCGACGCGGCCCGCCGCGGCGTCTCCGCGGCCGACTACACCAACGCCGGCACCGTCGAGTTCCTCGTCGAAGAGGAAGAGCGCGAGCCGGGCGAACTGCTCGGTCCCGACGCGAACTTCTACTTCCTCGAGGTCAACACCCGCATCCAGGTCGAACACACCGTCACCGAGGAGATCACGGGCATCGACATCGTCAAGCGCCAGATTCGGATCGCCGCCGGTGAGGAGATCGATTTCGACCAGGACGACGTCGACATCGACGGCCACGCGATGGAGTTCCGGATCAACGCCGAAAACGCAGCCAACGATTTCGCACCCGCGACCGGCGGAACCCTCGAGACCTACGATCCGCCCGGCGGCATCGGCGTCCGCATGGACGACGCCCTGCGCCAGGGCGACGAGCTCGTCACGGACTACGACTCGATGATCGCGAAGCTGGTCGTCTGGGGCGAGGACCGCGACGAGTGTATCGAGCGCTCGCTGCGCGCCCTGCGGGAGTACGAGATCGAGGGGATCCCGACGATCATCCCGTTCCACCGTCTGATGCTCACCGACGAGGAGTTCGTCCAGAGCACCCACACCACGAAGTATCTCGACGAGGAGATCGACGAGAGCCGCATCGAAGACGCCCAGGAACAGTGGGGTGGCGACATCGGCGACGGTACCAGCGGGGACGACGAGGAGTCCGTCGAACGCGAGTTCACCGTCGAGGTCAACGGCAAGCGCTTCGAGGTCGAACTCGAGGAACACGGCGCGCCCGCGATTCCGGCCGGCGACGTCGAGGCCGGCACTGGCGGGGCAGCCAGCCCGCCGGAGCCGGCGGGCGGTGGCGGCGGCGAGACCGACCTCGAGGGCGAGGGCGAGACCGTCGACGCCGAGATGCAGGGGACGATCCTCGACATCGAGGTCGAGGTCGGCGACGAGGTCGCCGCCGGCGACGTGCTGGTCGTCCTCGAGGCGATGAAGATGGAAAACGACATCGTCGCCGCCAAGGGCGGCACCGTCGCCGAAATCGCCGTCGAGGAAGACCAGAGCGTCGACATGGGCGATACGCTGGTCGTGCTCGAGTAG
- a CDS encoding SRPBCC family protein, with protein sequence MTVRVDRSFELSAPPERVWEFIADPENRARAISVVQEYTVNDPDGRRVTWHVELPIPLVRKTVAVETEDVTREPPEFVKFVGKSKVMTVTGEHAIVETDDGTRLENHFLVDGKLPGVEKFFKRNLDGELENLRRALEDDLQSTRSE encoded by the coding sequence ATGACTGTACGGGTCGACCGGTCGTTCGAACTGTCGGCACCACCCGAACGCGTCTGGGAGTTTATCGCCGATCCGGAGAACCGTGCGCGAGCAATCAGCGTCGTCCAGGAGTACACCGTCAACGATCCGGACGGTCGGCGGGTAACCTGGCACGTCGAACTGCCGATTCCGCTCGTACGCAAAACGGTCGCCGTCGAAACCGAGGACGTCACGCGCGAGCCCCCGGAGTTCGTCAAATTCGTCGGAAAATCGAAGGTGATGACGGTCACCGGCGAACACGCGATCGTCGAGACCGACGACGGCACGCGTCTCGAGAATCACTTTCTCGTCGACGGGAAACTCCCCGGCGTCGAAAAGTTCTTCAAGCGCAACCTAGACGGGGAACTCGAGAACCTCCGTCGCGCCCTCGAGGACGACTTGCAGTCGACCCGATCCGAGTAA
- a CDS encoding ubiquitin family protein produces MTAELIHQTAREQERTIVTVRCTGHVRDAVGTHELEFSFAGDRLRAFLEAFFDEYDVEEMLIAETEAEATAHGWAPAPDELPGTWRKNPEGEQTRAYARVCINGRFNEHYDGLETELEDGDRVALIYPFMFCC; encoded by the coding sequence ATGACGGCCGAGTTGATCCACCAAACCGCGCGAGAGCAGGAGCGAACGATCGTCACCGTTCGCTGTACTGGCCACGTCCGCGACGCCGTGGGCACCCACGAACTCGAGTTCTCCTTCGCGGGAGACCGACTTCGAGCGTTCCTCGAGGCGTTTTTCGACGAGTACGACGTCGAGGAGATGCTGATCGCCGAAACCGAGGCGGAGGCGACCGCACATGGCTGGGCGCCCGCGCCGGACGAACTGCCCGGCACCTGGCGCAAGAACCCCGAAGGCGAACAGACCAGGGCCTACGCTCGCGTCTGCATCAACGGGCGGTTCAACGAGCACTACGACGGACTCGAGACGGAACTCGAGGACGGGGACCGCGTGGCTCTCATCTACCCGTTCATGTTCTGTTGCTGA
- a CDS encoding DUF7123 family protein: protein MTDYSDEEQRILSYLRESAARGEQYFRAKNIANAIGLSSKQVGSRLPHLAEKSDEVDIEKWGRARSTTWKVTVS from the coding sequence ATGACCGACTATTCCGACGAAGAGCAGCGAATTCTCTCGTACCTCCGTGAGAGTGCCGCCCGAGGTGAACAGTACTTTCGGGCGAAAAATATCGCGAACGCGATCGGACTCTCGTCGAAACAGGTAGGCTCTCGGCTCCCCCATCTCGCGGAGAAATCGGACGAGGTCGATATCGAGAAGTGGGGCCGCGCTCGCTCGACCACGTGGAAAGTCACGGTTAGCTAA